AGCAACCTTGTATCCGACACTCCATTAAAGGCCGAGTTCACCACGCAAGCTCCGTTCGTCACGCTGGGCGCTGCAGAAACAGAGAGCGTGGGGCTACCCGTGGCAAAGGTCGCCGCCAGGTTGTCAGTGAGCTGGATGTTGGTCAGCGGCGCGGACGAGGTGTTCCCCACAAGGACTGTGTACGAAACGTCAAAGGTGGTGGGTGACACGCGGGTGAATCGTCCACCGTTTGCCACGCTCTTGACCACATCCATACGCTCCCCGCGATAAGCGCAGGCCGCTCCATCACTTGAGCCCGTTGAGTCTGCCGAACTCATTCTAGTGGCAAGCAGTTTCAAGATGTTGATGTGGTAGAAACTGCCGCTGTTGTTATAGCCGTAGAACTCTCCCACTGCGTCGAAGAACACAGAGCCAAACGAAACGGTTTCCGAGAACCCGGAGAGCGCCTGGAGGGTCACGGTCCCCGTGTTCGCGGAGGTGGAGAATGCAATGGTATACAGGTTCTGATCGTTGCTCACCCCCAGGCCGACCAGGCTGCCCGTTCTCGGGTTGAAGGCGAAGTCACCGAGTTGGGGCACATTCGCCCCGCCGCTGTAGGTCAGGGTAATGGCCGTGGCCGAGTAGGGCGTTTGGGAGAGGTCAATGCGGTACATGGTGTTGGGGGCGCCAAATGAGCTTTGAGGCAGGACGTAGAAGACGCCGTTGGCATCTACCGCACCGGCCGACGGCTGCCAGTTCGCTGGCATGTTCGCCACTGTCCCAAGGGGCTGGGCGCCGCTCTGACCGATCCTGTAAAGGGTGTTGGAACTTGACGCAAAGGCGTACAGGAAGCCGTCTTTCGGGTTGTACCCCATACTGTTGAGACCGACGGCCGCCGCACCTCCCACCTGCATGGAGGTGTAAGGCGAGTACCGAACGATACGGTAGAGAGAGGACACGTTCGTCGTGCTGTTGACACGGATCTGGTAGAAGCCTGTATCGCAATTGATGGCGCTTCCCGCACTCACACCCGCGACGATGGAGATAGCAACAGTGGTTGTGTCACAGGCGCTGGCCACACTGATGTCACACAGCCGGTAAGTAACAGTGTAGTTGCCTATGGGCGTGTTGAGCGGTACGGTGAGCTGACCGCCCGAGACCGCGAGACCGGTTATCCCCCCGTTGTTCGTGATGGTCAGGGTCGCGCTTGTTGTTGTGGCGGCAATGCCGCCCAGCGTGTCGTTTGCCAGGACCGGCACCATTCCGGTTGCGCCCGCAGCAGTGTAGGAGAGGCTGGCGGCATCATTGACCGCATCAACGACCCGGGTGGTGACGGTCGCGCTCGTGTTGTTGGAAGCCACGGAATCGAAGGTAGTGGACGAGTTGACGGTCACACTGGCCGAGTTGGAAAGTGTGCCGCTGGACGGGGCCGTTCCGCTGATCGTGTAGGTCAGGAAATTTGCGGTCGGTGCGCCACCCGCTACCGTCGCTACGGGAAGAGTGCCAGTTGTGGCACCCATAACCCCGTTGGTGATGCTCTGCGTTCCGCAGGTCGCCGTGCCGTTGGCTGTGCAGGAAACGCTGCTACCCGTCAGGCCGCCCGGCAGGGTATCACTGACTACCGCACCGGAGGCACCACTCGCGCCATTGTTCCAAACCTGAAGGGTATAGCTGAGGGCTCCGCCGGAGCCAATGGCCGCCGCCGCGCTCTTGTTAATGGCGAGATCAGCCGGGTACAACACCGTTACCGTGTCCGAGCTGCTGTTGTTGCCGCTGGCGCTGGCATCCTCATTGGGGTTGCTGACGCTGGCCGTATTGGTGACGCTCGGCGCGGCGGCTGAACCCACGGTGATGCCCATGATGTTGAACGTGCTGGTGCTGCCCGCCGTGACCAAGGCCGTTCCGCTGGCGTTCGTGCTCGTACAAGTCACCACGTTGCTGGCCGAGGAGCACTGCCAATTGGAGGCGTTGGTGCCAGTCAGCGTCACGGGGCCGTTGGGCAGTGACAGCCCGGCGGGTAACGTATCCCTGATCGTCGTGGTGCCCAAAGCATCCGCACCGCTGGACTTGACCGTAAAGGTAAAACTGGCGGGCTGACCCACGTAGAAGTTGCCCGTGTGAGTCTTGGTCACGGTTAGATCCGGCGAGATGGCGGAGATTGCCAGAATCGGCTGGGAATCGTAGTCAGCGTTGTAATGGTAGCTGCTGCCCGAGAAGTCGTTGATGACGGCCTTGACGCTTGCGCTTCCGGCGCTGAGAATCTTGACCGTAAACACACTCGTCACGTCACTTCCGGCACCACTGACATAATATGCGGGACCGACACAGGTTCCGTTGTTGTGATAGGTCGAAGCGCTGATGTTGTTCTGCCAGCCGCAGGCGTCAGCATAAAGAGTACTGTTCACTCCACCAGAGGGGGCGGTATAAGTGGTGCTGACGTTTGTAATCTGAAAGATGACATTGGGGAAGATAGGAAAGACGTTAAGCTGTTCGTAACCCCCGTTGCCCGTGGAGCCCTTTAAGGTGTAGTTATAGCTTTGTCCGACTGTAACGGTGGTAGGGCCGCTCAGACCGAGGGTGGGTTTTGAGTTTGATGGAGTCAGCGAATTGCGCGACTGCGAAAGCAGTTTCTCCACATAAAGCTCGCGTGGCCGGGGAGTCTGTACCGCTCCCACGACATTGTCCGCCGTCGCCTCTATGTAGAACAACTGTGTGTTCCGCTGGGAGGAAGTGGCCGTGTCGCTCACCCTGGACGAGAAGGCGCCACTTACACGGTTGATCTTCACAAAGAAATAAAAATCTGTGCAGTTGCCGGGCGTGGTCGTCTGGCTGTACTGAGTACCGTAGCTGTTGCTTCCCGAACCCGCAGGGAGCGAGGCGACCTTAAGGGTTTTAGCCCCATCAACGGAGATGTTAGAGTTGGTGTTCCCGGTAGTCGATGTTGCGGCCGCACCGTCAAAGTAAAAAGTGGCAACCACGTTGGTGGCTGCCTGATCACCAGTATTACACACACGCGCGCCAACAGGGTATTGGTTCGGCCCCGAATTTGCGTAGTTGTTCGAGTCCATGCCGACCACGTTCCAGGTAATCGGCACGATGTTAAGAATAGGGGCTGCCTCTGCACCCCCGAGGGTCATCAGAACAATGGCTGGCACAAACACTGTCCATAGGCGATGAAGAATAGTCTGGACAGACTGGGTATTCACTTCCTGCCTCCCACGGTTTCATCTAGAGTCAAATCCAGGCGCAGGTAAGCGCCTTGTTTCGTGTACGTACCTGCGCTCGGCAGGCCCTCGAACCCTTTGAAGTTGTACCCGGCGGTCAGCCAGGTACCCGGCAGGGCGCGCGCACTGGCCTCCAGGCCGTAACCAAGCAGCGTCGTGTCCGTCGAGGGCTGGGTGAGCAGACGGCCCCACGCCCCCACGCCGAAGCGGTCGGTCAGGTAGGCCGTCCCGCCGAGAGAGGCCTGAGCGGTAAAGCTCCCCGAATCATTCAGCAGCGTGCGCGTGTCCACCCCGCCGCGCACAGCCCAAGTCGGCTGGCGGTACTCGGCACTCAGGCCGGTGCTCAACTCGGGATTGTTCCCCGCCAGCGTTCCGCGCACGAGGCGGGCATAGCCCAGGCTGTTCAGGGTGCGGTTACGGTAGGCATACCCCAGGGCCAAGCGCTGGCCGTTACCACCCATCCCGAATGCGACCAAGCCGTCGGCCGTCAGGGTGAGGTTGGACGTCACGCTGCCGGTGATCCCGCCGCGGAGTACGGCGTTGGCCTGCCCCCCCTTGAGGGTGAGGTCGACGCCGCCCGCCACGCTGAACGTCTCGGCCTTGTAGTTCAGGTCGGCGCCGCCCGCCAGTTCGGCCTGCCCCGCTCCCACATCGTAGAGGGCGCTGCCGCGCAGCCCCAGAGTGGTGCGGTCATTTAACGGTAGGGAGGTGGAAACCCCAAAACGGGCCCGGTTCCCCGCCCCACTCGCGGTGGGCAGTTCGTACCCCACGGCGTAGTTCGTGCGGCCCAGGGTGGTGTCGAGGCTCAGGACCGCCGTCTGGCTCTTGCCCCAGGTGACCTCGTCCTTCAGACCCAGGGTGACCTGATCGTTCAGGCGGTAGCGGACGTTGAAGGTGGTCACGGGGTCAAGGTTTCCGCTCAGGGGCTGGGTGTGGGCCACGTCCACGTCGAGGGGCTTTTGGTGGTACCCGGCGCCCAGGACGGCCCCCAGCCCGGCGGTGTCCCCGAAGGCCGATTTCAGGCCGCCACCCACGCTGAAGGGGCCGAAGCGGGAGTCGGCGCGGGCGGTCACGCTGCCGCCCGTGGAGGTCGGGGTGCGGTGATACTCACCGTCGAGGGTGGCGTTCAGGTTCCCCCCCAGCCGCGCGGAGTACGACCCGCCCACGCTCAGGCCGACGGCGAAAGGCGCGAGGCCCGCGTAGCTGGCGTCCTGGTACCGCACCCGGAAGGAGGCGGGGCCGTTCCCGACGCGGGTCTGGAGGTCCGCGCTCGCCTGCAGCCCGCCGGAGGAGGCGAGGCGGGTGTCCGCGCGGGTGGTGCCGTCGTCGAAGGTGCCGCGCACGCCGAAGGTCGTCCGGCCGTCGAGGTTGACGACCGCCGCGCCGACACTGTAGGTCTCCCCCTGCTGTTGAATCTGGGCACCATAGGCCAGGCTGCGCCCGGCGGTCTTCCCCACCAGGCGGTAGGAGGCGAGCACCCGCACGTCGTTGAAGTTCTCGTCCACCCGGTCGAGCGCCCGCACCAGCGTGACGATCCCCGTGGGGTAGTCGACGGTGTAGTCCACGTTACGCACCAGGATCCGTCGCCCCAACTCCTTGCCGGTGCCACGCTCGCGGGTCACGACCTCCAGCGTCTCGCTGCTGTCCACGAGGCCGCCGTCGGGGAGACGCAGGATGCGGGTGCCGGAGGGCGTAACCTCCACCCCCGAGACGCGGTCACCCGGCACCGCCGCCACAAAGGCGGAGACGGCCGGGGTGCCCTTCGTCGTCACGGTCAGGGCCGTGAGCTGCTCGCCCACAGGCAGGACGCTGACCGGCAGCGGCGCGCTCCGGTAGGCGGCCCGGAAGGCCGGGTGGTCGTAGACGGCAGCGACGGGGTCGATGCCCTGAAGGGGCGTCTCCTCAGTGCTCGCGTCACCGTAGACCGGGGCGCGGACATTGGGGTTGTCCGTTCCGGGCAGGCCGTCCCTGTCGGCGGCGGCATACAACTTGCCCTCGCCGACGGGCGTCTCGACGTAGCCGCGCGCCCGCCAGCTCAGGTCTCCTGCGTCCAAGTGGCCGTCCAGACCCAGGGTCGCGCTCAGTATGCCGACCCCCACGCGGCCGCGATCCGGGGTGACCTCGTAGCGCCAGGTCTGGACCTCGTCGCCCTGGAGAACGTCGAGGCGCAGGGCACCCGGCGCGCTCTGTGGCTGGAGTTCGAGGACGCCCTCGCCGTTCTCCAAGCGGACCTGATAGCCCGCCTCGCCGGGGACGACGTCGGGCGTGCGCGGCTCCAAGCTGGAGCGCACCGTCAGGCTGGACTGCCCGGAGGGCGTTCCGAAGGCGTCGAGCGTGCGGATCTTCAGACGCAGCGGCGTGCTGCCGTCAGCGACCAGGGCTTCGGGGGTGACCTCCACCCGGGCGGTGCCGCCCGCGAGCGTGACGCGCACCTCCTCCGCCCCCGCGCGCAGCACGTTCGGGCCGGGTTTCAGCGGCACGCCCACGTAGGTGAGGCGCTGAACCCCGCGCACGCTGTCCTGGACCTCGGTGCCCAGGCGGTCCTCGCCCACGGGGGTGCCGTTCACCGTCAGAGCCGGGCGCTCCCCCTGGGGCACCTCGATGACCACGTTGATGCGGTCACGCAGCCGGATCACGCTCCCCGCCAGGGGCAGCTTGATCGGGCCCGGGTTCTCCTCGGCGGTCTCGGCGGCAAGGGGCTGAGCGGCCTTCAAGTCGGCCTCGTCGATCCGGCCCATCAGCGTCTCGCTGCGGTCCCCCGCGAGGCGAACGAGCAGCGATGGCCGGGCCAGCTCCCCGAGCGGGGAAGTGTGCGCGAGGTCGTAGGTCAACACCCCGCGCGTCTGCCCGGGGAGGACCCAGTACAGGGTCCCGCTCGGCCCACGCAGGGGGTCGGGGAGGGGCCGGTCATCCAGCCGCCCACTCCCGGGCACATAGGTCGCCGCGACGGGTACGGCATGCGCGATCACCAGTTCGCGGGCTTGGACAGGTGCGTCGAAGGGGAGCAGGACGGTGCTCGCCCGTGCGGGCTGCTCGGGGACAGGGAGTGTCTGGACGGTCGGCACCGGGGCGGCGGCCTGCAAGTTGCCCCGCGCGGTCTGCGGGCGGGGGCACCCCGGCGTCTCCAGTCGGGCCTCCAGGTCAGCGGTGCCGGGGGCGTCCACCCGGGCGCGGTAACTCAGCTCGCGGGTTTCGCCGCCCGCCAGCGTGCCGGTGAAGCTCGGCGAACTCAGCGCGGTCAGGCCCGCCCCCAGCGTGTCGAGCAGCGTGTAGGGAGTGGGCTGGCTCCCCGTGTTCGTCACCCGCAGCCGGACCTCCACCTCATCGCCCACCCGCGCGTCCGCCAGGGGCAGCCGGGCGAGCTGGAGGGTTGTCGCGTCGGGCCGCACAACCAGGCTCAGGGCCTGGGTCTGGCCCCAGGGAGCGAGACGCGCGGTGACGGCGAGCGGGCCGGGTCGGGTGACCGTCCCCGTCACCCGCAGTTCGCCGGGCCGGGCAGCGCTGAGGGTGCCCTGGAGGCGGCCTTCGCCGTCCAACTTCAGCTCGGGCGCGTCCACGCCCAGGTCAAGCGGCAGGTCGCCCGCGTAGCCCGTGCTCGCGCGGGCGGTCAAGGTGACGGTGTCGCCCTCGCACACCTCGGTCTTGTCACTTGTCAGCGCGAGCGCGACCTGGGGGCGCACCTGCACCAGCACGTCCCCGCTGCCGCCCAGGGGCACGCGGACGCTGGGACGGTCCACGCTGACCTGCGCCCCCGCGACCTGGGCAGCCTTCACGGGGTACTCCCCCGCCGGAAGACGCGCCTCAGCGCGGCCGTCCACCTGCAAGCCCGTCCCGCCTATGGTCAGGTCCACGCGGGTGGGGCTCACGCCGCCCGGCAGCACGAGCTCGGCGGCCACCCGCAGCAGGCCGGTCTGGTCCACCCGGCTGATCGTGATGGGCTCGGGGACGCCCTGGCGGGTCAGGGCGAAGCTCACCGCATTGCTGTACTGCCGCGCCGCCTCCGGCTGGCGCAGCTCGACCGTGTACGTCCCGGCCCCGGGCAGCGGCAGGTCGGCCCAGGCGAGGGCCGCACTTACGGGCAGGGGCGTGACCCTCCCCTGCCCGTCGCGCAGCCGGGCCTCCATCTCCCCGGGACCGTCACCGTCGTACAGCCGCAGCGTGTCGCCGGGTCCCGCGGAGGTCACGGTCAGGGCGGGCACCCAGTCGCGCGATCGGACGTTGACGGTGGGCCGCGCGGTGCTCACGGCGGCGCTCACGCCGCTGAGCCGCAGGGCGAAGGTGTTCTTGCCATTCCCCTGCGTGACCGCCTCCAGGCGGTACTGCCCGGCGGGCAGCTCCTGATTGAGCAAGGTCTCCCAGGCGTGGGGGCCGGGCGGGAAGGCACGCCGCAGCAGCTCCTGCCCGTCGGCGCGGCGCAGGACGAAGGTGGTGACGACCTCCTCCCCCGCCCCGCCGTACCCCTCGTCGCCGTAGGACGTGGCGGCGCGGTAGTCGGCGGGGTCGAGGCGGGGGGAGTACAGGTCAAGGCGCACCTGCCCCCCCACGGCCACGTCGAGGGTCAGGTCCTGGTCGCCCACCGACCACAGCAGCCGGTCCCCCACGGTGGTGAGGGGCAGGCTGGTGCTGACAGCCTGCGCCGAGGCGGGACCCGAGACGATCAGGGCGGTCAGGGTGGCGATGGCGTATTTCAGACCTGCGTTCACGTCAATTTCTCCAGTGGACGACCGGGTCGGTCACGGCGGCCCCCGGCTCACCGTCGAAGGTGAAGCGGTAGGTCAGGGTCGTCTCCCCGGGCATCAGGCTGCCGCCGAAGGTATTACGGCCTTCTTGCAAGGTCGCGCCCGCAGGTAGCGGGTCTTCCAGGTCGAGGCCCGGCAGGGACGCGGGCGCGCTCAGCCGCAGCGTCACCTGGTAGCCCTGGTCGCTGGCCCGCACGCTCTTCTCGACGCGCAGCCCGCCCACCGTCAGGGTGGTGCGCCGGGTAGCGGCAATGTCCCCGCCCAGAGGCGCGAGCGGGAAGTCCACACCCGTCAGGCCGCGGACCTGCACGGTGCGGGTGCCACCCAGCCCACCGTCCTGGGGTACGTTCAGGGGGAGGTAGGACGTGGTGTTGGGGTCCAGCCGCAGGGCCTGCGTCCCGAACGGAACCCCCGCGAAGTGGTAGCGCCCGGCCCCGTCCGTGAGGGCGAGACGTCCCCCCGCGAGCAGGACGCGGGCGCGCTCGACCGGTGTGTCCAGCCCCGGGTCGAACAGGCCGTTGCGGTTGCGGTCCACGAAGACGGTGCCCAGGATCTCGCCCAGCGGGGCAACGGTAAGCAGGTTCACGTGCGTGACGGCGGTGGCGACGTTGCTGGCAATGGCCCGGGCCACGCCGCCCGCCCCCTCGCCGACGACCTCCACCCGGTTGAGCAGATCGCCGGTTGCCTGCGGCGTCACGCGGGTCTGGTAGGTCACCTCGGCGCCCCCGTTCGCGGGCAGGGTGCCGATCTCCCAGCGCAGCACTCCGTTCGTGATCGTGGGGTCGGGGAGGGGCTTCCCGCCTAGGGTGCTCGTGCCCGGGAGGTAGCTCAGGCCCGGGGCGGGCGTGTCGGTGACGACGGCCTTCTCGATGGCGGTCGTGGCGGAGAGATTGTGAATCCCCAAGGTGTACGTCAGGCGGTCGCCGGGCGTGACCTGCGTGCTGCTCACAGCCTTGGTCACCCGCAGGGCGGCATTCCACACCGGGCTGATCACCTCATTGCTGGGGAGGGGCGTGGGCAATTCGGTCGAGACCAGGTTGAAGACGTTCCTCAGCGCCTCGCCGTCCACCGCGCGGGGGCTCACTCGGGCCGTCACGGTGAAGGCGCGGGTCTCGCCGGGCGCGAGGGTCTCCACCGCCCAGTCCACGACCTGCGCCTCGGGCTGGCCGCTCGCCACGCCGCCGTCCGACGCGGAGACGAAGTCCACATGGGCGGGCAGGGGGTCACTCACCCGCACGCCGGTCAGGGCGCGGGTGTAGGGGTTGCGGACCTTCAGGGTGTAGGTCAGCGTGTCCCACTGCGCGACGGTGCGCGTGGGGTCCGGCGAGACCGTCTTGACAAGTTCGGGCAGGCCCGCCTCGACTGCCCCAATCAGGTTGCGGGTGGTGTTGCTCGTACCCCGCGCCCCCGTCGCGGTCAGCAGGGCCTCCAGCGGCTCAGCCTGCGTGGCGTCGTAGCACACGTGAACCAGGGCCGTCCCGGCGGGGTCGAGCGCCACGGGCTGCACGAGCGGCTGACCATCCGCTCCCAGGAAACGGGCCTGCGCGCCTCCCTGGGGATACGTCGCGGTGACGGTGAAGAGGTCGCGCACGTCGCCGGTGTTCTTAAGGGTGTGGTCGAAGCACACCTGCTGCCCCACGACCGCGAAGGGTTTGGCCTGGGTGTCGGCCGGAGTGTTCTCGGGCACCTCGGGCGTGCCCACGGGGCCGAGGGCCACCGCAGGCTGGTAGCGCACGTCCGCGCTGGCGCCAGCCTGCACGCTCTGCCCCCCGGTGACCGCCGTGGCGACATTGGGGATGACGTGGTTCTCTGCCGCCCCGGTCGCCCGCATGCGGAAGGTCAGCGTGAGCTGCGCCCCCGGCGCGAGAGTGGCCCCCCGCACCCGCACCCCACGCACATGAGCCGGTTCCGCCGCGCCCCAGGTCACGCCGTCGGCGGTGTACTCGATCACGCCGGAGGTCGTCCCCGCGCTGCCGGGCACGAAGAGCAGGCCCTGCGCGGCCTGATCCGTCAGGGGATCGCTGAGCACGACCTCCCGGCTCTCGCCCTGGCCGGTGTTGCGGGTCGTGACAGTCACGGTCGTCTCCGTGCCGGGGCGCACCAGGGCCGGGCTGAAGCTCTTCTGCGCCGTCAGCAGCGGGGGCGGGCCGACGTGGACCCGGCTCACGTTGTCCGCGTCCTCCTGCCCGCCCGCGCAGCTCGCCACGAGATTGACAAAGGTGTCGTTCCGGTCGTTGGCCCCAGTCCCCACGACGAGGAGCACGCTGGCACTCTCGCCCGCCCCGAGCGTCACCGCATTGACTTCACCTTCACCAGCGTCCAAGACACCGTTCCCATCAGTATCCAGCACCACGCGCAGGCCAGGGGCGAAGGCGCCGCCCCCCTCCGTCCGGGCCGAAAGCGGCAGGGTGAAGCGGTCGTTGCCGCTGTTCACCACTGTGTAGTGGAAGACTGTGTTCTCGCCCGGGAGCAGGTCCACCGTCTGGCCAGGCGCCTGCGCAGTGCCATTCGGCGCCACACTGACCGCACACACCGCCTGCACAACCGTGCTCACGATATTGGACACGGCGGTCGTGGGGCCGCCGGACAGGACGGGATCGAAGGTGGCCGACGCCTGGTTCGTGATCTGGGTTCCGGCGGGGGTGCTAGCCGGAACCGTCTGGGCCTGCGCTCCGAGGGAAACGGCGGCCACCAGCAGGCCAGGCAGGAGCAGGGCGAGGGGAACGTGTTTCAAGAGAAGGCTCCTCGGGCGGAAACGGGATGGAAAAGAATCGGAGCGCTCAAATGCGCGGAAAAAAGAAGAGTCTGCTGTTGTGAAGGGGGCGCACCCCGCAAAGCCGCAGGGTGCGCCGGAAAGGGCTTACTTGACCTTGACCACGAAGTTCATCGTCAGCGTGGCGCCGGACGCCAAGCTGCCGGGCTGGAGGCCCGTGGTCGCCGTGTCGTCCACAGCCACATAGAAGTCGGTGCCGGTGGTCGGCGCGGTGGTGCTCCAGCTCGTGCCGTTGGTGCTGTAGATCACCGTGCCCGTGCCGCTGCCCGAGACCGACACGAAGGTCGTGTTGGTGTTCAGGCTGTCCTTCAGGGAGAAGTTCTTGACGGCCGTGTTGTAGTTGTTCTTGGCGACGATGGCGTAGTAGATGGTGTCCTGAGGGTTGGCGTCGGCGTTGAGCTTCTCTCCCGCCACCTGGCTGGG
This sequence is a window from Deinococcus apachensis DSM 19763. Protein-coding genes within it:
- a CDS encoding beta strand repeat-containing protein, whose translation is MNTQSVQTILHRLWTVFVPAIVLMTLGGAEAAPILNIVPITWNVVGMDSNNYANSGPNQYPVGARVCNTGDQAATNVVATFYFDGAAATSTTGNTNSNISVDGAKTLKVASLPAGSGSNSYGTQYSQTTTPGNCTDFYFFVKINRVSGAFSSRVSDTATSSQRNTQLFYIEATADNVVGAVQTPRPRELYVEKLLSQSRNSLTPSNSKPTLGLSGPTTVTVGQSYNYTLKGSTGNGGYEQLNVFPIFPNVIFQITNVSTTYTAPSGGVNSTLYADACGWQNNISASTYHNNGTCVGPAYYVSGAGSDVTSVFTVKILSAGSASVKAVINDFSGSSYHYNADYDSQPILAISAISPDLTVTKTHTGNFYVGQPASFTFTVKSSGADALGTTTIRDTLPAGLSLPNGPVTLTGTNASNWQCSSASNVVTCTSTNASGTALVTAGSTSTFNIMGITVGSAAAPSVTNTASVSNPNEDASASGNNSSSDTVTVLYPADLAINKSAAAAIGSGGALSYTLQVWNNGASGASGAVVSDTLPGGLTGSSVSCTANGTATCGTQSITNGVMGATTGTLPVATVAGGAPTANFLTYTISGTAPSSGTLSNSASVTVNSSTTFDSVASNNTSATVTTRVVDAVNDAASLSYTAAGATGMVPVLANDTLGGIAATTTSATLTITNNGGITGLAVSGGQLTVPLNTPIGNYTVTYRLCDISVASACDTTTVAISIVAGVSAGSAINCDTGFYQIRVNSTTNVSSLYRIVRYSPYTSMQVGGAAAVGLNSMGYNPKDGFLYAFASSSNTLYRIGQSGAQPLGTVANMPANWQPSAGAVDANGVFYVLPQSSFGAPNTMYRIDLSQTPYSATAITLTYSGGANVPQLGDFAFNPRTGSLVGLGVSNDQNLYTIAFSTSANTGTVTLQALSGFSETVSFGSVFFDAVGEFYGYNNSGSFYHINILKLLATRMSSADSTGSSDGAACAYRGERMDVVKSVANGGRFTRVSPTTFDVSYTVLVGNTSSAPLTNIQLTDNLAATFATGSPTLSVSAAPSVTNGACVVNSAFNGVSDTRLLSGTGTLAAGASCTISFTVRVVYPSGPVIPAVSQNNTVFASSVTTTNVPTQEVGLNTGWTYWSNGDITPPINVIASDISNNASALPGVANGDPQNPTPITLTWGPSVTVTKAVRNVTMGSATSTTSVSGAPGNVLEYCLTYKNMGGTAQNLKLTDPLAATLSFLPNAYAVGSGLSWAQYAADGTTLQAPVYLTNASDTDQGAFGPYTNGSAITQSTVQLALPAVPAAGSAGSSGQLCFRTSIN
- a CDS encoding DUF11 domain-containing protein, producing MKHVPLALLLPGLLVAAVSLGAQAQTVPASTPAGTQITNQASATFDPVLSGGPTTAVSNIVSTVVQAVCAVSVAPNGTAQAPGQTVDLLPGENTVFHYTVVNSGNDRFTLPLSARTEGGGAFAPGLRVVLDTDGNGVLDAGEGEVNAVTLGAGESASVLLVVGTGANDRNDTFVNLVASCAGGQEDADNVSRVHVGPPPLLTAQKSFSPALVRPGTETTVTVTTRNTGQGESREVVLSDPLTDQAAQGLLFVPGSAGTTSGVIEYTADGVTWGAAEPAHVRGVRVRGATLAPGAQLTLTFRMRATGAAENHVIPNVATAVTGGQSVQAGASADVRYQPAVALGPVGTPEVPENTPADTQAKPFAVVGQQVCFDHTLKNTGDVRDLFTVTATYPQGGAQARFLGADGQPLVQPVALDPAGTALVHVCYDATQAEPLEALLTATGARGTSNTTRNLIGAVEAGLPELVKTVSPDPTRTVAQWDTLTYTLKVRNPYTRALTGVRVSDPLPAHVDFVSASDGGVASGQPEAQVVDWAVETLAPGETRAFTVTARVSPRAVDGEALRNVFNLVSTELPTPLPSNEVISPVWNAALRVTKAVSSTQVTPGDRLTYTLGIHNLSATTAIEKAVVTDTPAPGLSYLPGTSTLGGKPLPDPTITNGVLRWEIGTLPANGGAEVTYQTRVTPQATGDLLNRVEVVGEGAGGVARAIASNVATAVTHVNLLTVAPLGEILGTVFVDRNRNGLFDPGLDTPVERARVLLAGGRLALTDGAGRYHFAGVPFGTQALRLDPNTTSYLPLNVPQDGGLGGTRTVQVRGLTGVDFPLAPLGGDIAATRRTTLTVGGLRVEKSVRASDQGYQVTLRLSAPASLPGLDLEDPLPAGATLQEGRNTFGGSLMPGETTLTYRFTFDGEPGAAVTDPVVHWRN
- a CDS encoding DUF11 domain-containing protein, with amino-acid sequence MNAGLKYAIATLTALIVSGPASAQAVSTSLPLTTVGDRLLWSVGDQDLTLDVAVGGQVRLDLYSPRLDPADYRAATSYGDEGYGGAGEEVVTTFVLRRADGQELLRRAFPPGPHAWETLLNQELPAGQYRLEAVTQGNGKNTFALRLSGVSAAVSTARPTVNVRSRDWVPALTVTSAGPGDTLRLYDGDGPGEMEARLRDGQGRVTPLPVSAALAWADLPLPGAGTYTVELRQPEAARQYSNAVSFALTRQGVPEPITISRVDQTGLLRVAAELVLPGGVSPTRVDLTIGGTGLQVDGRAEARLPAGEYPVKAAQVAGAQVSVDRPSVRVPLGGSGDVLVQVRPQVALALTSDKTEVCEGDTVTLTARASTGYAGDLPLDLGVDAPELKLDGEGRLQGTLSAARPGELRVTGTVTRPGPLAVTARLAPWGQTQALSLVVRPDATTLQLARLPLADARVGDEVEVRLRVTNTGSQPTPYTLLDTLGAGLTALSSPSFTGTLAGGETRELSYRARVDAPGTADLEARLETPGCPRPQTARGNLQAAAPVPTVQTLPVPEQPARASTVLLPFDAPVQARELVIAHAVPVAATYVPGSGRLDDRPLPDPLRGPSGTLYWVLPGQTRGVLTYDLAHTSPLGELARPSLLVRLAGDRSETLMGRIDEADLKAAQPLAAETAEENPGPIKLPLAGSVIRLRDRINVVIEVPQGERPALTVNGTPVGEDRLGTEVQDSVRGVQRLTYVGVPLKPGPNVLRAGAEEVRVTLAGGTARVEVTPEALVADGSTPLRLKIRTLDAFGTPSGQSSLTVRSSLEPRTPDVVPGEAGYQVRLENGEGVLELQPQSAPGALRLDVLQGDEVQTWRYEVTPDRGRVGVGILSATLGLDGHLDAGDLSWRARGYVETPVGEGKLYAAADRDGLPGTDNPNVRAPVYGDASTEETPLQGIDPVAAVYDHPAFRAAYRSAPLPVSVLPVGEQLTALTVTTKGTPAVSAFVAAVPGDRVSGVEVTPSGTRILRLPDGGLVDSSETLEVVTRERGTGKELGRRILVRNVDYTVDYPTGIVTLVRALDRVDENFNDVRVLASYRLVGKTAGRSLAYGAQIQQQGETYSVGAAVVNLDGRTTFGVRGTFDDGTTRADTRLASSGGLQASADLQTRVGNGPASFRVRYQDASYAGLAPFAVGLSVGGSYSARLGGNLNATLDGEYHRTPTSTGGSVTARADSRFGPFSVGGGLKSAFGDTAGLGAVLGAGYHQKPLDVDVAHTQPLSGNLDPVTTFNVRYRLNDQVTLGLKDEVTWGKSQTAVLSLDTTLGRTNYAVGYELPTASGAGNRARFGVSTSLPLNDRTTLGLRGSALYDVGAGQAELAGGADLNYKAETFSVAGGVDLTLKGGQANAVLRGGITGSVTSNLTLTADGLVAFGMGGNGQRLALGYAYRNRTLNSLGYARLVRGTLAGNNPELSTGLSAEYRQPTWAVRGGVDTRTLLNDSGSFTAQASLGGTAYLTDRFGVGAWGRLLTQPSTDTTLLGYGLEASARALPGTWLTAGYNFKGFEGLPSAGTYTKQGAYLRLDLTLDETVGGRK